The Vulpes vulpes isolate BD-2025 chromosome 10, VulVul3, whole genome shotgun sequence genome has a window encoding:
- the LOC112914762 gene encoding fatty-acid amide hydrolase 1-like, which translates to MMPGVAWLLVLLLLALLVAALHSWQRAPARSKIPRAQKRRVEALQRMEALARRLREQEPSLDPRPILELPLDRLVQKLWDEELSLESVLCSYLEEALTVHQEVNCLTDFLDECEEQLQALKKLKKTERGLLYGVPISLKDPFNCKGHDSTCGLAQFLEKPAAKDGVIVKVLKAQGAIPFVKTNIPQTLFSSECSNPIYGQTLNPLRLKKSPGGSSGGEGVLLAQGGSILGMGTDTGGSIRIPASFCGVCGLRTTGYRLSYSGVASAIKGQKSVTTVAGPMARDVESLVLCLRALLSEDMHRLDPTVPFMPFREEIYSSNQPLRIGYCESDGFTQPSPSMARAMRLTSRLLQDAGHQVIPFSIPRIEYAVKHLFVGGLFADGGATLLEKLEGDIVDPCMKTMINQLRLPDLLKCFLAWILKYIEPRASQNLEEMRGVRTPKKLWEQHSAVEEYRQEFIARWRSLDLDVLLTPAVDPAFDVGYSGKASDSFSYLHLYNILNFPIGVVRVTSVTPQDEEDLAFYKGYYGDSSDTYFREALQGSVGLPVAVQCIALPWEEELCLRFMKEVETLVKNHREPEL; encoded by the exons ATGATGCCTGGGGTGGCTtggctgctggtgctgctcctgctggccctgctggTGGCTGCCCTGCACTCCTGGCAGCGTGCTCCAGCGCGGAGCAAGATCCCCAGGGCACAGAAGCGCCGGGTGGAGGCACTGCAGCGGATGGAAGCCCTGGCACGGCGTCTCCGGGAGCAG GAGCCGTCCCTGGACCCCAGGCCCATCTTGGAGCTGCCCCTGGACAGGCTGGTCCAGAAGCTGTGGGATGAAGAGCTCAGTCTGGAGAGCGTCCTCTGTAGCTACTTAGAGGAG GCACTGACGGTGCACCAGGAGGTAAACTGCCTGACGGATTTTCTGGACGAGTGTGAGGAACAACTGCAGGCATTGAAGAAACTCAAGAAGACTGAGAGAGGCCTTCTCTATGGGGTCCCCATCAGCCTCAAGGACCCCTTCAACTGCAAG GGCCATGACTCTACGTGTGGCCTGGCCCAGTTCCTGGAGAAGCCAGCGGCCAAGGACGGGGTCATTGTGAAAGTGCTGAAGGCCCAGGGAGCTATTCCCTTCGTTAAGACCAACATCCCCCAGACACTGTTCAG CTCTGAGTGCAGCAACCCCATCTACGGACAGACTCTGAACCCTCTGCGCTTAAAGAAGTCACCAGGGGGCTCCTCGGGGGGCGAGGGAGTCCTGCTTGCACAAGGGGGTTCCATCCTGGGCATGGGTACTGACACCGGAGGCAGCATCCGCATACCAGCCAGCTTTTGTGGTGTCTGTGGCCTCCGGACAACAGGATACCGTCTCAG CTACTCTGGAGTTGCCTCTGCTATCAAGGGCCAGAAATCAG TGACCACGGTGGCTGGCCCCATGGCCCGGGATGTGGAGAGCCTGGTGCTGTGTCTGCGAGCCCTGCTAAGTGAAGACATGCACCGACTGGACCCCACTGTGCCTTTCATGCCCTTCAGGGAGGAG ATATACTCCAGTAACCAGCCCCTTCGAATAGGCTACTGTGAATCAGATGGCTTCACCCAACCATCTCCGAGCATGGCCAGGGCCATGAGGCTCACCTCCAGGCTGCTCCAGGATGCAGGACATCAG GTCATCCCCTTCTCCATCCCCCGCATAGAGTATGCTGTCAAACACCTGTTCGTAGGGGGTCTGTTTGCCGATGGAGGAGCCACCCTTCTGGAGAAGCT TGAGGGGGACATTGTGGACCCTTGCATGAAGACAATGATCAACCAGCTCCGCTTGCCAGACCTACTCAAGTGTTTCTTGGCCTGGATCCTGAAGTACATA GAACCCCGAGCTAGCCAGAATTTAGAAGAGATGCGTGGGGTGAG GACTCCCAAGAAGCTGTGGGAGCAGCACAGTGCAGTGGAG GAATATAGGCAAGAGTTCATAGCCAGGTGGAGGTCCTTAGACCTGGATGTGCTGCTGACACCAGCTGTGGACCCTGCCTTCGATGTAGGCTATTCTGGCAAGGCATCAG ATAGCTTCTCCTACTTGCACCTGTACAACATCCTGAACTTCCCTATTGGCGTGGTGCGGGTCACCAGTGTGACGCCGCAGGACGAGGAGGACCTGGCCTTCTACAAGGGATACTACGGAGACAGTTCTGACACATATTTCCGGGAG GCCTTACAAGGGTCCGTGGGACTCCCTGTGGCGGTGCAGTGCATTGCTTTGCCATGGGAAGAGGAGCTGTGTCTCCGGTTCATGAAGGAGGTGGAGACCTTAGTCAAGAACCACAGGGAACCAGAGTTATAG